The following proteins come from a genomic window of Spea bombifrons isolate aSpeBom1 chromosome 10, aSpeBom1.2.pri, whole genome shotgun sequence:
- the TSSC4 gene encoding protein TSSC4, translated as MSDPDGEDNPPKPFSAFAYEANPDTDALTLSDSDPGLSDDDDEDDGVAYHSAEEEEEEEDEVENEREGVQNPSVLPFSLKGTNATFSQRSQDIFGGLKEVQMLVPTGQVVGSEKCQSSSSDEETTEAPKQLEKGDTQGIAQSESTSAGRAGLVSQREKPMVPPSRLPDYLAHPERWTKYSLEDVPTSSDRSNRNTALSFLADLQKKKDVKVVLPDPNSLSFNQDSSSSGKGRILFSRPNKASRGGAEKSESHTNQLKTSKTWEEEENSEAAGEKNENTILGFHGVKKRSRKNIRLKNELSDEENSP; from the coding sequence ATGTCTGATCCAGATGGAGAGGACAATCCTCCTAAGCCTTTCAGCGCATTTGCCTATGAAGCAAACCCTGACACTGATGCCCTCACATTAAGTGATTCAGATCCCGGGTTatcagatgatgatgatgaagatgatgGTGTAGCATACCACAgcgcagaagaagaagaagaggaggaagacgaAGTGGAGAACGAACGCGAAGGAGTGCAGAATCCCTCTGTGCTGCCATTTTCTTTAAAGGGGACAAATGCCACCTTTAGCCAACGCAGCCAAGATATTTTTGGGGGGCTGAAGGAAGTGCAAATGTTAGTACCTACTGGGCAGGTAGTTGGCAGTGAAAAATGCCAGAGTAGCTCTTCTGATGAAGAGACAACAGAAGCACCCAAACAGTTAGAAAAAGGCGACACTCAGGGGATTGCACAGTCAGAGTCAACAAGCGCTGGTAGAGCTGGTCTAGTCTCACAACGTGAAAAGCCTATGGTGCCCCCTTCACGCCTCCCTGATTACTTGGCACACCCAGAGCGGTGGACTAAATACAGTCTGGAGGATGTACCAACATCAAGTGACCGATCCAACCGCAATACTGCTCTCAGCTTTTTGGCAgacctgcagaaaaaaaaagatgttaagGTGGTGCTCCCTGATCCAAATTCTCTTTCCTTCAATCAAGACTCTTCCAGCAGCGGGAAGGGAAGGATTCTTTTTTCCAGACCCAACAAAGCGTCTCGTGGTGGCGCTGAGAAGAGCGAGTCCCACACGAACCAGTTGAAAACTTCTAAAAcatgggaagaagaagaaaatagcGAGGCGGCGGGAGAAAAAAACGAAAATACAATCTTAGGGTTTCACGGAGTAAAGAAACGCAGCAGGAAAAATATCCGGCTGAAAAACGAACTCAGTGACGAGGAGAATTCTCCCTGA